From Polaribacter butkevichii, a single genomic window includes:
- a CDS encoding lipopolysaccharide biosynthesis protein gives MGIILKQSFKNTLFIYLGFAFGGINTLFLYTRFLEDEYYGLVTFLLSTSNLLMPLIALGIHHTIVKFFSSYFTKLEKDKFLSSVIFLPLLIAIPIAYFGNLFYQEIGDYLSIENPIIKDYTFVIYLIAVACSYFEIFYSWAKVQFQSVFGNILKELWNRVIVMILLFAVYFELITKPEFIYYLTGAYFLRMFIMMFYALSLYMPKFTLSRPDNFKEVIRFSGYIILAGSAGAIILDIDKFMIPGKESLVIAAYYSVAVFIGSFIEAPSRAMLNILQPLTSKTLNEENHKEVASLYKKSSINLLLISGLFFVLINANVGQLFNLLPKEYGGGTMVVLMISVLKLYNGFLGNNGAIINNSKFYKITLPISISMALSVYLLNKLFYYELDMGTDGLALATLIVIFLANTFKLVFVKAKFSITPFTDKSLQMILIIIGLYLAFNFWDFPITDIYVWQFPVHPIINILLKSILIIVVYIFLILKLNISNEFDNLLKKYYK, from the coding sequence ATGGGAATTATATTAAAACAGTCTTTTAAAAACACACTTTTTATTTATCTAGGGTTTGCCTTTGGAGGGATAAATACGTTATTTTTATATACCCGTTTTTTAGAAGATGAGTATTATGGTTTGGTAACTTTTTTATTGTCTACATCTAATTTGTTAATGCCGTTAATTGCATTAGGAATTCATCATACAATTGTAAAGTTTTTTTCTAGCTATTTTACAAAATTAGAAAAAGATAAGTTTTTATCTTCCGTAATTTTTTTACCATTATTAATTGCAATTCCCATAGCTTATTTTGGTAATTTATTTTATCAAGAAATTGGAGATTATCTATCCATAGAAAACCCGATTATTAAAGATTATACATTTGTTATTTACTTAATAGCAGTTGCTTGTTCTTATTTTGAGATTTTTTATTCTTGGGCTAAAGTTCAGTTTCAGTCTGTTTTTGGTAATATATTAAAAGAACTTTGGAATCGAGTAATAGTTATGATACTGTTATTTGCTGTTTACTTTGAATTGATTACAAAACCTGAATTTATTTACTATTTAACGGGTGCTTATTTTTTAAGAATGTTTATAATGATGTTTTATGCACTTAGTTTATACATGCCAAAATTTACACTTTCTAGGCCTGATAACTTTAAAGAAGTAATTCGTTTTTCTGGATATATTATTTTAGCGGGAAGTGCAGGCGCTATTATTTTAGACATCGATAAATTTATGATTCCGGGTAAGGAATCTTTAGTAATTGCAGCTTATTATTCGGTAGCCGTTTTTATAGGTTCTTTTATAGAGGCACCTAGTAGAGCCATGTTAAACATTTTACAGCCTTTAACTTCTAAGACGTTAAATGAAGAAAATCATAAAGAAGTAGCTTCTTTATATAAAAAGAGTTCTATTAACTTATTATTAATTAGCGGCCTTTTCTTTGTGTTAATAAATGCAAATGTTGGTCAGTTATTTAACTTGTTACCAAAAGAGTATGGAGGAGGAACAATGGTAGTTCTTATGATTTCTGTACTGAAGCTTTACAATGGTTTTTTAGGGAATAATGGAGCTATTATAAATAACTCTAAGTTTTATAAAATAACATTACCCATTAGTATTTCTATGGCTTTATCTGTTTACCTTTTAAATAAACTTTTTTATTACGAATTAGATATGGGAACAGATGGTTTGGCTCTAGCAACTTTAATTGTTATCTTTTTAGCAAATACATTTAAGTTGGTTTTTGTTAAAGCTAAGTTTTCTATAACTCCTTTTACAGATAAGTCTTTACAGATGATTTTAATTATCATCGGTCTTTATTTGGCTTTTAATTTCTGGGATTTTCCTATAACAGATATTTATGTTTGGCAGTTTCCTGTACATCCTATTATAAATATTCTTTTAAAAAGTATTTTGATTATAGTGGTATATATCTTTTTAATTTTAAAACTTAATATTTCTAATGAGTTTGATAATTTGCTTAAAAAATATTACAAATAA
- a CDS encoding glycosyltransferase family 4 protein: MKVLIITYYWPPAGGSGVQRWLKFVKYLQEFGIEPVVYTVDNANYPKEDATLINEVPDNIEILKQPIWEPTDVLFWKKNKKQKSGISNVSNGGVLSFIRGNFFIPDPKVFWVKPSVKYLQKYLDANKIDTIISTGPPHSMHLIAQKLHQKNNIKWLADFRDPWSDLYYNKDFKQLSFAKNRNKRLEESVLKNANCVLTVSNSLKEEFAKKASRIEVITNGFDDEVLTSNTTVLDAKFSISYIGLLPKQSNPKRLFKVLQQLCIGNSAFKNDLQLNFIGDISDEVKEQISHNNLLDNTNFVGYVSHDVAINYQQKAQVLLLLIPNVEKSKGILTGKLFEYLTAKRPIVAIGPEDGDLSEILKETHAGVVFDFDNEEKLSSEIEKLYHQYKIGNLDVNSKNIEKYHRKELTKELALIIKSLHL, from the coding sequence TTGAAAGTATTAATAATTACATATTATTGGCCACCTGCAGGCGGTTCTGGAGTGCAACGTTGGTTAAAGTTTGTAAAATATTTACAAGAATTTGGTATAGAACCTGTTGTATATACGGTTGATAATGCCAATTATCCGAAAGAAGATGCTACGCTTATTAATGAAGTACCCGATAATATAGAAATTTTAAAACAACCTATTTGGGAGCCTACAGATGTCCTTTTTTGGAAAAAGAACAAAAAGCAAAAAAGCGGAATTTCTAATGTAAGTAACGGGGGAGTTTTGTCTTTTATTCGTGGTAATTTTTTTATTCCAGATCCTAAAGTTTTTTGGGTAAAGCCTTCTGTTAAGTATCTTCAGAAGTATTTAGATGCTAATAAAATTGATACGATAATTTCTACCGGTCCGCCACATAGTATGCATTTGATTGCTCAGAAATTACATCAAAAAAACAATATTAAATGGCTTGCAGACTTTAGAGATCCTTGGTCAGATTTATATTATAACAAAGATTTTAAGCAATTGTCTTTTGCTAAAAATAGAAATAAAAGGTTAGAAGAAAGTGTTTTAAAAAATGCAAATTGTGTGTTAACTGTTAGCAATTCTCTAAAAGAAGAATTTGCTAAAAAAGCAAGTAGAATAGAAGTGATTACCAATGGTTTTGATGATGAAGTTTTAACAAGTAACACAACTGTTTTAGATGCTAAGTTTTCAATTTCTTATATAGGTTTATTGCCAAAACAAAGTAATCCTAAAAGATTATTTAAAGTTTTACAACAATTATGTATAGGTAATTCAGCTTTTAAAAATGATTTACAATTAAATTTTATTGGAGATATTTCAGATGAAGTAAAAGAACAGATTTCACATAATAATTTACTTGATAACACAAATTTTGTTGGGTATGTTTCTCATGATGTAGCTATTAATTATCAACAAAAAGCTCAGGTTTTATTATTGTTGATACCGAATGTTGAAAAATCAAAAGGAATTTTAACAGGAAAGTTGTTTGAATATTTAACAGCAAAAAGACCTATTGTAGCCATCGGTCCAGAAGATGGAGATTTATCAGAAATTTTAAAAGAAACCCATGCTGGAGTTGTATTTGATTTTGATAATGAAGAGAAATTATCATCAGAAATAGAAAAATTATATCATCAATATAAAATAGGAAATTTAGATGTAAACTCTAAAAATATAGAGAAATACCACAGAAAAGAATTAACCAAAGAGTTAGCTTTGATTATTAAAAGTTTACATTTATAA
- a CDS encoding glycosyltransferase encodes MQPNKPKVQSILMIVDGYYPADIRVRKEAESLALKHTVFVLCCRKENDQKIEVINNVTVLRDIYYKSFTEKGLIDMRLAINFVHPKFHEILPEIIKKNNINVLHVHDLPLAKTGFLAAKKYHLKSVLDLHENYAAALLTWFSWRKNPVIRLKNKLFFNCNRWQNYENRIIKKYDNIIAVVEEMKDRIVADTLIDESKITVITNSEKKDFVANFNTIEDSFFKAHKDQFIISYLGGFGPHRGLQTAIEGMQEVSKQIPNALLALVGPANKDVRNYLENLIDEFDVRKNVVIYGSQPFKEVARIMQSSAVNIIPHISNLHTESTIPHKLYQVLLSKKPLLVSNCAPLERVVKSNDIGFIFKAGKANSFSKEVVEIYNNYELATQKAANGFELAYNGDLNWEFTEKKLLHLYDNLES; translated from the coding sequence ATGCAACCAAATAAACCAAAAGTGCAATCTATTTTAATGATTGTAGATGGATATTATCCTGCAGATATAAGAGTTAGAAAAGAAGCTGAGTCTTTAGCCTTAAAACACACTGTATTTGTTTTATGTTGTAGAAAAGAAAATGATCAAAAAATAGAGGTAATTAATAATGTAACTGTATTAAGAGATATCTACTACAAAAGTTTTACAGAAAAAGGATTGATTGATATGCGATTAGCTATCAATTTTGTGCATCCAAAGTTTCATGAGATTTTACCAGAAATTATCAAAAAAAATAATATTAATGTACTTCATGTGCATGATTTACCTCTTGCAAAAACTGGGTTTTTAGCAGCTAAAAAGTACCATTTAAAATCTGTTTTAGATTTACATGAAAATTATGCAGCTGCTTTATTAACTTGGTTTTCTTGGAGAAAGAATCCTGTAATAAGATTAAAAAATAAACTATTTTTTAATTGTAATAGATGGCAAAATTATGAAAACCGTATTATAAAAAAGTATGATAATATTATTGCGGTTGTAGAGGAGATGAAAGACAGAATTGTTGCTGATACCTTAATAGATGAAAGTAAAATTACTGTAATTACCAATTCGGAAAAAAAAGACTTTGTTGCGAATTTTAATACAATCGAAGATTCATTTTTTAAGGCACATAAAGATCAATTTATTATTTCGTACCTTGGTGGGTTTGGACCTCATAGAGGATTACAAACAGCCATTGAAGGGATGCAAGAGGTTTCTAAACAAATCCCTAATGCATTATTGGCACTCGTAGGTCCTGCAAATAAAGATGTGAGAAATTATTTAGAAAATTTAATAGATGAATTTGATGTTCGTAAAAATGTAGTTATTTACGGTAGTCAACCATTTAAAGAAGTTGCTAGAATTATGCAAAGTTCTGCTGTAAATATTATTCCTCATATTTCTAATCTACATACAGAAAGTACCATTCCGCATAAATTATATCAGGTTTTACTATCAAAAAAACCGTTATTAGTATCTAATTGCGCTCCTTTAGAAAGAGTTGTAAAATCGAATGACATTGGATTCATTTTTAAAGCAGGAAAAGCCAATAGTTTTTCTAAGGAAGTGGTAGAAATTTATAATAATTATGAGCTAGCAACCCAAAAAGCTGCTAATGGTTTTGAGTTAGCCTACAATGGTGATTTAAACTGGGAGTTTACTGAAAAAAAACTGCTACATTTATACGATAATTTAGAGTCTTGA
- a CDS encoding methyltransferase, which yields MYSKIPSKRYEHTLAFLQKVLPSPAVILDLGIRNPFSEIMEQNGYTVINTEGEDLDILPEIVKKHKVDAITAFEIFEHLLAPFNVLREIEATKLIATIPLNLWFAKAYRSKTDMWDRHYHEFEDWQFDWLLEKSDWKIQEKEKWTSPIDKIGFRPILRKFTPRYYAVYATK from the coding sequence ATGTATAGTAAAATTCCATCTAAAAGATACGAACACACTTTAGCTTTTTTGCAAAAAGTACTACCAAGTCCGGCAGTAATTTTAGATTTAGGTATTAGAAATCCTTTTTCTGAAATTATGGAACAAAACGGGTACACTGTAATTAATACAGAAGGAGAAGATTTAGATATTCTGCCAGAAATAGTAAAAAAACATAAGGTGGATGCTATTACGGCTTTCGAAATTTTTGAACACTTATTAGCACCTTTTAATGTGTTGAGAGAAATTGAAGCAACTAAATTAATTGCAACCATTCCTCTAAATTTATGGTTTGCAAAAGCCTATAGAAGTAAAACCGATATGTGGGACCGGCATTATCATGAGTTTGAAGATTGGCAATTTGATTGGTTGTTGGAAAAATCTGATTGGAAAATTCAAGAAAAAGAAAAATGGACAAGCCCGATTGATAAAATTGGATTTAGACCTATTTTACGCAAATTTACTCCAAGATATTACGCAGTGTATGCAACCAAATAA
- a CDS encoding YfhO family protein, which translates to MKFTKFLPYVGAVAIFALASIIYFHPLLKGEKLNQSDITQFTGMVKEINDFRADKNAEPYWTGASFSGMPAYQVSAYYPNDFVRVLDRILRFLPRPADYTFLYFLSFFVLMMALKVNWRLAILGSLAFGFSTYLIIIFGAGHNAKAHAIAYMPLVLAGLLWVFQKRYILGFLVTGVAMALEIYTNHPQMTYYLGFALIILGIVELIHAVKEKIIPTFIKQVVVILAAVLLGIGANSSRLMAMKEYADHSTRGKSELTINPDGTKKAASKGLDKAYITEYSYAKLETFNLFIPRFMGGGTVEKLGEDSNFFQTIEDKAGKSAAKEYSAQALTYWGDQNIVEAPAYIGAVIFFLFFLGIFLVKGRLKQWLVAATVFSILMSWGRNFDVLTNFFIDYFPLYNKFRAVSSIQIIAELCVPILGILALKQFFSSKISSDEKQDALKKAIYTFGGLIIVGFLLAHGFSTFEGIRDAQYKQLPGLTDAIISDRKSMLFMDTLRSLFLMILSAGVLWMLLKNKLKQGIAVIALTVFVLFDLISVDKKYVNEDDFKSARKIEKPFTASTADKMILQDKTHYRVGNFTVNPMNDGSTSYFHQSIGGYHAAKLGRYQELFDFQIAKNNMQVLNMLNTKYFIIGNDKGEKQSQLNPDANGNAWFVERVKVVGSANEEIQALDSLNTKKFAVYQKEASKESKISFPKEIDTTATIKLLKYDVTTLTYQSKTAKNQFAVFSEIYYKDGWNAYVDGKLTPHVRVNYVLRGMTIPAGEHIIEFKFEPKVIQQGKIISLSSYALLLLITAGGIFYNQKKTKMNV; encoded by the coding sequence ATGAAATTCACCAAATTTTTACCTTATGTAGGTGCTGTGGCCATTTTTGCTTTGGCTTCCATTATCTATTTTCATCCGCTTTTAAAAGGAGAAAAACTAAATCAGTCTGATATTACTCAATTTACCGGAATGGTAAAAGAGATTAATGATTTTAGAGCAGATAAGAATGCAGAACCTTATTGGACAGGTGCTTCTTTTAGCGGGATGCCAGCATATCAGGTAAGTGCCTATTATCCGAATGATTTTGTAAGGGTTTTAGATAGAATTTTACGTTTTTTACCAAGACCAGCAGATTATACTTTTTTGTATTTTTTAAGTTTTTTTGTGTTAATGATGGCGTTAAAAGTCAATTGGAGATTGGCTATTTTAGGATCGCTCGCCTTTGGTTTTTCTACTTATCTCATCATTATTTTTGGAGCAGGACATAATGCAAAAGCGCATGCAATTGCATATATGCCTTTGGTTTTAGCGGGATTATTATGGGTTTTTCAGAAACGATATATTTTGGGTTTTTTGGTAACTGGAGTCGCAATGGCTTTAGAAATTTATACAAATCATCCTCAGATGACCTATTATTTGGGCTTTGCCTTAATAATTTTAGGTATTGTAGAATTGATCCATGCCGTTAAAGAAAAGATAATTCCTACTTTTATAAAACAAGTTGTTGTAATTCTTGCTGCGGTTTTATTAGGCATTGGAGCTAATTCTTCTCGTTTAATGGCCATGAAAGAATATGCAGATCATAGTACTAGAGGGAAATCTGAATTAACAATTAATCCTGATGGAACAAAAAAAGCGGCCAGTAAAGGATTAGATAAAGCTTATATTACAGAATATAGTTATGCCAAATTAGAGACTTTTAATTTATTCATTCCACGTTTTATGGGTGGGGGAACGGTTGAAAAATTAGGAGAAGATTCTAACTTTTTTCAAACCATAGAGGATAAAGCAGGTAAAAGCGCAGCAAAGGAGTATTCTGCGCAGGCACTTACCTATTGGGGAGATCAAAATATTGTAGAAGCACCTGCTTATATTGGTGCCGTAATTTTCTTTCTATTTTTCTTAGGAATTTTCTTGGTAAAAGGACGTTTAAAACAATGGTTAGTTGCTGCAACAGTCTTTTCAATTTTAATGAGTTGGGGAAGGAATTTTGATGTTTTAACCAACTTTTTTATTGATTACTTTCCTTTATACAATAAATTTAGAGCAGTTTCATCCATACAAATCATAGCCGAATTATGTGTGCCTATTTTAGGGATATTGGCATTAAAACAATTCTTTTCTTCTAAAATTTCTTCGGATGAAAAACAAGACGCACTTAAAAAAGCAATATATACTTTTGGAGGACTAATTATTGTAGGATTTTTATTAGCACACGGATTTTCTACTTTTGAAGGAATAAGAGATGCTCAATACAAACAGTTACCAGGTTTAACAGATGCTATTATTTCTGATAGAAAATCGATGTTATTTATGGATACTTTGCGTTCGTTATTTTTAATGATACTTTCTGCAGGTGTTTTATGGATGCTGTTAAAAAATAAACTAAAACAAGGGATTGCAGTAATTGCATTAACGGTTTTTGTGTTGTTCGATTTAATTTCTGTGGACAAGAAATATGTAAATGAAGACGATTTTAAATCAGCAAGAAAAATAGAAAAACCATTTACAGCTTCTACAGCCGATAAAATGATATTGCAAGACAAAACACATTATAGAGTTGGTAATTTTACAGTAAACCCAATGAATGATGGAAGTACCTCTTATTTTCATCAATCGATAGGTGGGTATCATGCCGCAAAATTAGGACGTTATCAAGAATTGTTCGATTTTCAAATTGCTAAAAATAACATGCAAGTTTTAAACATGTTAAACACAAAGTATTTTATTATTGGTAATGATAAAGGAGAAAAGCAATCGCAATTAAACCCAGATGCTAATGGCAATGCTTGGTTTGTAGAACGTGTAAAAGTTGTAGGTTCTGCAAATGAAGAAATACAAGCTTTAGATTCATTAAACACCAAGAAATTTGCTGTTTATCAAAAAGAGGCTTCTAAAGAAAGTAAAATTAGTTTTCCGAAAGAAATAGATACAACAGCAACTATAAAACTTTTAAAGTATGATGTTACCACGTTAACGTATCAATCTAAAACAGCAAAAAATCAGTTTGCCGTTTTTTCTGAAATCTATTATAAAGATGGTTGGAATGCTTATGTTGATGGAAAATTAACACCACATGTAAGAGTAAATTATGTGTTACGCGGGATGACAATTCCTGCCGGAGAACATATCATCGAATTTAAGTTTGAGCCAAAAGTAATTCAGCAAGGAAAAATTATTTCATTATCATCGTATGCTTTATTATTGTTGATAACAGCTGGTGGAATTTTTTATAATCAAAAGAAAACAAAAATGAATGTATAG
- a CDS encoding DUF4834 family protein: protein MGLLKTIFFIVLFYYAFKFLAKLFAPFLIKKAAETIQKKAEQQYGGAQQEQKSTVSEGETVIDKKPSSQQQSKNSVGEYVDFEEIE, encoded by the coding sequence ATGGGATTATTAAAAACAATTTTTTTTATTGTTCTTTTTTATTATGCTTTTAAGTTTTTAGCAAAATTATTTGCGCCTTTTTTAATTAAAAAAGCAGCGGAAACAATTCAAAAGAAGGCAGAACAGCAATATGGAGGAGCGCAACAAGAACAAAAAAGTACTGTTTCTGAAGGAGAAACCGTAATAGATAAAAAACCAAGTAGCCAACAACAAAGTAAAAACTCTGTTGGAGAATATGTGGATTTTGAAGAAATAGAATAA
- a CDS encoding transporter encodes MKKLFLQLSITFIILVNHSLQAQYTDIINSNKPGFSESPYSVGTGVYQFESNFFFKNTSVEPLFSRPQAYGADLLFRTGFFLEKLELNAQVTYQKDKVAFKNIFTSHYFTSGFSKFTIGAKYLLFQPEYTDKTKEIRSWRRRNAYDKKRLIPSVALYLGVNTDVVSKDYKAESVSPKLGLLLQQNLTDEFNIIYNVYYDKMGTDFSEFSYIITATQNFNYNWSGFLEHQATYLNDQNNLNLGAGLAYLFHQDLQINTSARYLKEGKSQGFYAGLGISYRIDAHHDAYTDLDENGKQLKSTPISRYNKKQNSFFNRIFNIFKKKDKEKTIKKRSRKRSRESASKKEKKGGFLGIFGKKKKKEETEIEKLEREIKELEKEVEKEDD; translated from the coding sequence ATGAAAAAACTTTTTCTACAACTTTCTATCACCTTTATTATACTTGTAAACCATTCCTTACAAGCACAATACACAGATATCATAAACTCCAATAAACCTGGTTTTTCGGAAAGCCCTTATAGTGTTGGTACTGGCGTTTATCAGTTTGAGAGTAATTTTTTCTTTAAAAATACAAGTGTAGAACCTCTTTTTTCGAGACCACAAGCTTATGGTGCAGATTTACTTTTTAGAACTGGTTTTTTTCTTGAAAAATTAGAATTAAATGCTCAAGTAACCTATCAAAAAGATAAAGTAGCTTTTAAAAACATATTTACGTCTCATTATTTTACTTCTGGTTTTAGTAAATTTACCATTGGTGCAAAGTATTTATTGTTTCAACCAGAATACACCGATAAGACAAAAGAAATTAGAAGTTGGAGAAGACGAAACGCATATGACAAAAAACGTTTAATACCTTCTGTAGCTCTTTATTTAGGTGTAAATACAGATGTTGTAAGTAAAGATTATAAAGCAGAAAGTGTATCGCCAAAACTAGGTCTACTACTGCAACAAAACCTTACCGACGAGTTTAATATTATTTATAATGTGTATTATGATAAAATGGGAACCGATTTTTCTGAATTCTCATACATCATTACCGCTACCCAAAACTTTAACTACAATTGGTCTGGTTTTTTGGAGCATCAAGCAACCTATTTAAATGATCAAAATAATTTAAATTTAGGTGCTGGTTTAGCCTATCTTTTTCATCAAGATTTACAAATTAACACCTCTGCCAGATATCTTAAAGAAGGGAAATCTCAAGGTTTTTATGCTGGTTTAGGAATCTCTTACAGAATTGATGCACATCACGATGCATATACCGATTTAGACGAAAACGGAAAACAACTAAAAAGCACTCCAATAAGTAGATATAATAAAAAACAAAATAGTTTCTTTAATAGAATTTTTAATATTTTCAAGAAAAAAGACAAAGAGAAAACAATTAAAAAAAGAAGCAGAAAAAGAAGTAGAGAAAGTGCTTCAAAAAAAGAAAAGAAAGGTGGCTTTTTAGGGATTTTTGGTAAGAAAAAGAAAAAAGAAGAAACAGAAATAGAAAAACTAGAACGAGAAATTAAAGAGTTAGAGAAAGAAGTTGAAAAGGAAGATGACTAA
- a CDS encoding GTP cyclohydrolase, which produces MITIKKMTTKKEMKQFVTFPFSLYKDNKYWVPPIIKDEVDNFDPTKNPVFENADAQFFVAIRNGKIVGRVIAIINWFEVEKQQIKKMRFGWFDVIDDIEVSKALLNKVKEIGLENKLEYIEGPIGFNNLDKTGVLVEGFDHIGTMITWYNHPYYKEHLEQLGFVKEKEYLENKFKFKNVDGVYFDRISSIIKRRFKLKALDFTKTKDIMPYVDEMFEVFSASYSKLSSFVPISDAQIAFFKKKYISFINPEYIKFVVDENNKLVAFAIVMPSFSEALQKAKGKLFPFGLFHLLHARKHAKDVTFYLIGVHPDYQNKGVHAIIFDQYTKTFAPLGIDNCIRTPELEDNEAIKKLWENFDPVTHKRRRTYRKNIQ; this is translated from the coding sequence ATGATTACAATTAAAAAAATGACAACGAAAAAGGAAATGAAACAATTTGTTACATTTCCTTTTTCGTTATATAAAGATAATAAATATTGGGTACCACCTATAATTAAGGATGAAGTTGATAATTTTGACCCAACAAAAAATCCTGTTTTCGAAAATGCTGATGCACAGTTTTTTGTAGCCATTAGAAACGGTAAAATTGTTGGTAGAGTTATTGCAATTATCAATTGGTTTGAGGTTGAAAAGCAACAAATTAAAAAAATGCGTTTTGGCTGGTTTGATGTTATTGATGATATTGAAGTAAGTAAAGCTTTATTAAATAAGGTAAAAGAAATTGGCCTTGAAAATAAATTAGAATATATAGAAGGCCCTATTGGTTTTAACAACCTAGACAAAACAGGTGTTTTAGTCGAAGGTTTTGATCATATAGGTACCATGATTACTTGGTACAATCACCCATATTACAAAGAGCATTTAGAACAATTAGGCTTTGTAAAAGAGAAAGAATATTTAGAGAATAAGTTTAAGTTTAAAAATGTTGATGGTGTGTATTTTGATAGAATTAGCAGCATTATAAAAAGACGTTTTAAATTAAAAGCATTAGATTTTACAAAGACAAAAGATATTATGCCTTATGTAGATGAAATGTTTGAAGTTTTTAGTGCTTCCTACTCTAAACTATCTTCTTTTGTTCCTATTTCTGATGCTCAAATTGCTTTTTTTAAAAAGAAATACATTAGTTTTATCAACCCAGAATATATAAAATTTGTGGTTGATGAAAACAATAAATTAGTTGCCTTTGCTATTGTGATGCCTTCTTTTTCTGAAGCTTTACAAAAAGCCAAAGGAAAGTTATTTCCTTTTGGATTGTTCCATTTATTACATGCAAGAAAACATGCTAAAGACGTTACTTTTTACTTAATTGGAGTGCATCCAGATTACCAAAACAAAGGAGTACATGCTATTATTTTTGATCAATACACCAAAACTTTTGCGCCTCTAGGAATCGATAATTGTATTAGAACTCCCGAGTTAGAAGACAATGAAGCTATTAAAAAATTATGGGAAAACTTTGATCCCGTAACTCATAAAAGACGTAGAACGTATCGAAAGAATATTCAGTAA
- a CDS encoding 16S rRNA (uracil(1498)-N(3))-methyltransferase translates to MQLFYNSEISTETTQITFDKIESKHIVRVLRKKEGDILKITNGKGELFDVEISFANDKRCAAIIINAQKKPKPWSYYLHIAIAPTKLNDRIEWFLEKATEIGIDEITPIICANSERRVVKLERFEKILQSAMKQSLKFTLPKLNAPVKLADFIKQDFEGQVCIAHCEDQEKTLLQSVVNPSEKTTILIGPEGDFSPDEIKKCLAKNMIPVSLGESRLRTETAALVAVNTVSFINQ, encoded by the coding sequence ATGCAATTATTTTATAATTCAGAAATTTCTACAGAAACCACACAAATTACTTTTGATAAAATTGAGAGCAAACATATTGTTCGTGTTTTAAGAAAAAAAGAAGGTGATATCTTAAAAATCACCAATGGTAAAGGAGAATTATTTGATGTAGAAATTAGTTTTGCAAACGATAAAAGGTGTGCAGCAATTATTATTAACGCTCAGAAAAAACCAAAACCGTGGAGTTATTACTTGCATATTGCCATTGCGCCAACAAAATTAAATGACAGAATTGAATGGTTTTTAGAGAAAGCTACAGAAATTGGTATTGATGAAATTACACCAATTATTTGTGCTAACTCAGAACGCAGAGTTGTAAAACTAGAACGTTTCGAAAAGATTCTTCAATCTGCAATGAAACAGTCTTTAAAATTTACATTACCAAAACTAAATGCTCCTGTAAAATTAGCCGATTTTATAAAACAAGATTTTGAAGGACAAGTTTGTATTGCTCATTGTGAAGATCAAGAAAAAACATTATTGCAATCTGTTGTAAACCCCTCAGAAAAAACAACCATTTTAATTGGACCAGAAGGCGATTTTTCTCCTGATGAAATAAAAAAATGTTTGGCAAAAAACATGATTCCTGTTTCTTTAGGAGAAAGTAGATTGCGCACAGAAACGGCAGCTTTGGTGGCTGTAAATACGGTTTCGTTTATCAATCAGTAA
- a CDS encoding DUF4159 domain-containing protein: MKQPLFLIFIFLYFSVNAQDVAILKYNGGGDWYANPTAVPNLIAFANANIGTHISKDPQPVTIDSEDIFNFPILFMTGHGNILFSDDDANNLRNYLISGGFLHVSDNYGLDKHIRRELKKVFPNLEFKEIPNNHPIYNQTYKFKNGIPKIHEHDKKAAQGFGLFYESRLVVFYDYETDLSDGWEDEIVHNNPKNVREKSLKMGANIIEFAFKN, encoded by the coding sequence ATGAAGCAACCTTTATTTCTAATATTCATATTTCTATATTTTTCGGTAAATGCACAAGACGTTGCCATTCTTAAATACAATGGTGGTGGAGATTGGTATGCAAACCCAACTGCAGTTCCTAACTTAATCGCATTTGCAAACGCAAATATTGGTACTCATATTTCTAAAGATCCACAACCAGTAACTATTGACAGCGAAGATATTTTTAACTTCCCTATCTTATTTATGACAGGGCATGGAAATATCTTATTTTCTGATGACGACGCAAACAACCTTAGAAATTATTTAATTTCTGGCGGATTTTTACATGTTTCGGATAATTATGGTTTAGACAAGCACATCCGAAGAGAATTGAAAAAAGTGTTTCCGAATTTAGAGTTTAAAGAAATACCCAACAATCATCCTATTTATAATCAAACGTATAAATTTAAAAACGGAATTCCTAAAATTCATGAACATGATAAAAAAGCAGCACAAGGCTTTGGTTTATTTTACGAAAGTAGATTGGTTGTTTTTTATGATTATGAAACCGATTTAAGTGATGGATGGGAAGATGAAATAGTGCATAACAACCCAAAGAATGTTCGTGAAAAATCGTTAAAAATGGGTGCAAATATTATTGAATTTGCTTTTAAAAACTAG